From a region of the Neodiprion fabricii isolate iyNeoFabr1 chromosome 7, iyNeoFabr1.1, whole genome shotgun sequence genome:
- the LOC124186779 gene encoding uncharacterized protein LOC124186779 isoform X2, with the protein MLEFCPLCDKNGYKKKLVLFQINFEEATWLCESPECPWPFGYQEFRFVERKVGETWSASWEQPKPAIVIKSYEPVHISLNELGLDTPPVTPGSGYEVAQKESSIGDSTCSATSLNLSTNSVVNVTSHPRSKSNCNKLQGSVTSECGSIDGESIEIRLSSEEEVSPHTTKTNVHSFKNAETLNNDNQILGGTVNSSKPNSDFSLENDVNLESLSKSRLASQEFIDACDDAEAATESFRINANSALFNIGKPLVNKPAAKVIDNHKILNNLDNVNSDSTVKCKEWLNSNTKTTINKESSLPDVDSKKKVIVYRIETLPQKLGTRVLTASKQDTSSAKQFPKFQIIQKSSVKPVGTAIFPNQRNSNRFLPVVVTNLPQKNYAVPLVVRNKNQKTLGDSMQNVNIVEKNKIDHITAGDRHIPQNVTVQKNCSSMIKVEQKTVVIDGLPPINVSYEIPSFIEECNGFQSSKCSNETKNEKMDIHSGQETVADNSIFSINTKVESVADYETRDSPSATGIPTKIDTRPMKKPLKRTINKINKYEGFNFESLKKKFKSNAGRRSDENNKTSVPDVSSHDNADTCSDSTSTSETSCATTVTVDSKSESVGSSNNGNPKSTSGMGNIDDLLLNESENLPQTFGDDWLTSLFD; encoded by the exons ATGTTGGAGTTTTGTCCTTTGTGCGATAAAAATGGATACAAGAAAAAACTTGTGCTCTTCCAAATTAATTTCGAGGAGGCCACGTGGCTTTGCGAGTCTCCTGAG TGCCCTTGGCCGTTTGGATATCAGGAATTCAGATTTGTGGAAAGAAAAGTTGGAGAGACTTGGTCTGCGTCGTGGGAACAGCCCAAACCGGCGATAGTCATAAAATCGTATGAACCTGTTCATATTTCCCTCAATGAACTTGGGTTGGATACTCCGCCAGTGACGCCAGGCAGCGGTTACGAAGTGGCACAAAAAGAGTCGTCTATCGGTGATAGTACATGCTCAGCAACTAGTCTTAACTTAAGTACGAACAGCGTTGTTAACGTTACAAGCCATCCTCGATCAAAGAGTAATTGCAATAAACTGCAAGGTTCCGTTACTAGTGAATGCGGAAGTATTGATGGCGAGAGTATAGAAATCAGATTAAGCAGCGAAGAGGAAGTGTCACCGCATACCACCAAAACTAATGTCCACAGTTTTAAGAACGCGGAAACGCTGAATAACGACAATCAGATTCTTGGAGGTACCGTTAATTCCTCAAAACCAAATAGTGATTTTAGTTTAGAAAATGATGTGAATTTGGAGAGCTTGAGTAAGTCTCGTTTGGCTTCTCAAGAATTTATCGATGCCTGTGATGATGCGGAAGCAGCGACGGAATCGTTCCGAATTAATGCGAATTCCGCATTATTTAATATTGGTAAACCGTTAGTAAACAAACCCGCGGCCAAGGTAATAGACAATCACAAGATCTTAAACAATTTGGATAATGTGAATTCTGATTCTACTGTAAAATGTAAAGAATGGTTGAACAGCAATACCAAGACTACGATAAACAAGGAATCTTCTCTTCCCGATGTCGACTCTAAGAAGAAAGTGATCGTCTACAGGATTGAAACATTGCCGCAAAAATTAGGCACTAGGGTATTAACAGCTAGCAAACAAGATACAAGCAGCGCAAAGCAATTTcctaaatttcaaataattcaaaagtcAAGTGTGAAACCAGTTGGGACTGCtatttttccaaatcaaaGAAATAGTAACAGATTTCTTCCTGTAGTGGTAACCAATTTGCCACAGAAAAATTATGCAGTTCCGTTGGTAGTACGAAACAAAAACCAGAAAACACTTGGTGACTCGATGCagaatgtaaatattgtagaaaaaaataagatcgATCATATTACTGCCGGCGATAGACATATACCGCAAAACGTTACGGTACAGAAAAATTGTTCCAGTATGATTaaagttgaacaaaaaacTGTAGTCATAGATGGCCTACCGCCGATAAATGTATCCTACGAGATTCCAAGTTTCATCGAAGAGTGCAATGGTTTTCAAAGTTCGAAGTGTAgcaatgaaacgaaaaatgaaaaaatggacATTCACTCAGGTCAAGAAACAGTGGCTGACAATTCCATTTTCTCCATTAATACCAAAGTTGAGTCTGTCGCTGATTATGAGACTAGAGATAGTCCGTCTGCAACCGGTATTCCAACCAAGATTGATACTAGACCCATGAAAAAACCATTGAAACGAACcattaataaaattaacaaatatgaAGGCTTCAACTTTGAgtcattgaagaaaaaattcaaaagtaatGCTGGGCGCCGTAGTGATGAGAATAACAAAACTAGTGTTCCCGATGTATCGTCACATGATAATGCTGATACGTGTTCCGATTCCACAAGTACTTCAGAAACGTCATGTGCTACTACAGTTACCGTCGATTCAAAGTCAGAATCTGTTGGTTCTAGTAACAACGGTAACCCGAAGTCTACTTCTGGCATGGGGAATATCG ATGACTTGCTGCTCAACGAAAGTGAAAACTTGCCGCAAACTTTTGGAGACGATTGGTTAACATCTTTGTTCGATTAA
- the LOC124186779 gene encoding uncharacterized protein LOC124186779 isoform X1 has protein sequence MLEFCPLCDKNGYKKKLVLFQINFEEATWLCESPECPWPFGYQEFRFVERKVGETWSASWEQPKPAIVIKSYEPVHISLNELGLDTPPVTPGSGYEVAQKESSIGDSTCSATSLNLSTNSVVNVTSHPRSKSNCNKLQGSVTSECGSIDGESIEIRLSSEEEVSPHTTKTNVHSFKNAETLNNDNQILGGTVNSSKPNSDFSLENDVNLESLSKSRLASQEFIDACDDAEAATESFRINANSALFNIGKPLVNKPAAKVIDNHKILNNLDNVNSDSTVKCKEWLNSNTKTTINKESSLPDVDSKKKVIVYRIETLPQKLGTRVLTASKQDTSSAKQFPKFQIIQKSSVKPVGTAIFPNQRNSNRFLPVVVTNLPQKNYAVPLVVRNKNQKTLGDSMQNVNIVEKNKIDHITAGDRHIPQNVTVQKNCSSMIKVEQKTVVIDGLPPINVSYEIPSFIEECNGFQSSKCSNETKNEKMDIHSGQETVADNSIFSINTKVESVADYETRDSPSATGIPTKIDTRPMKKPLKRTINKINKYEGFNFESLKKKFKSNAGRRSDENNKTSVPDVSSHDNADTCSDSTSTSETSCATTVTVDSKSESVGSSNNGNPKSTSGMGNIGMAISSSDSKSKTMFTLENDAVLDSNLSLDMVLDDLLLNESENLPQTFGDDWLTSLFD, from the exons ATGTTGGAGTTTTGTCCTTTGTGCGATAAAAATGGATACAAGAAAAAACTTGTGCTCTTCCAAATTAATTTCGAGGAGGCCACGTGGCTTTGCGAGTCTCCTGAG TGCCCTTGGCCGTTTGGATATCAGGAATTCAGATTTGTGGAAAGAAAAGTTGGAGAGACTTGGTCTGCGTCGTGGGAACAGCCCAAACCGGCGATAGTCATAAAATCGTATGAACCTGTTCATATTTCCCTCAATGAACTTGGGTTGGATACTCCGCCAGTGACGCCAGGCAGCGGTTACGAAGTGGCACAAAAAGAGTCGTCTATCGGTGATAGTACATGCTCAGCAACTAGTCTTAACTTAAGTACGAACAGCGTTGTTAACGTTACAAGCCATCCTCGATCAAAGAGTAATTGCAATAAACTGCAAGGTTCCGTTACTAGTGAATGCGGAAGTATTGATGGCGAGAGTATAGAAATCAGATTAAGCAGCGAAGAGGAAGTGTCACCGCATACCACCAAAACTAATGTCCACAGTTTTAAGAACGCGGAAACGCTGAATAACGACAATCAGATTCTTGGAGGTACCGTTAATTCCTCAAAACCAAATAGTGATTTTAGTTTAGAAAATGATGTGAATTTGGAGAGCTTGAGTAAGTCTCGTTTGGCTTCTCAAGAATTTATCGATGCCTGTGATGATGCGGAAGCAGCGACGGAATCGTTCCGAATTAATGCGAATTCCGCATTATTTAATATTGGTAAACCGTTAGTAAACAAACCCGCGGCCAAGGTAATAGACAATCACAAGATCTTAAACAATTTGGATAATGTGAATTCTGATTCTACTGTAAAATGTAAAGAATGGTTGAACAGCAATACCAAGACTACGATAAACAAGGAATCTTCTCTTCCCGATGTCGACTCTAAGAAGAAAGTGATCGTCTACAGGATTGAAACATTGCCGCAAAAATTAGGCACTAGGGTATTAACAGCTAGCAAACAAGATACAAGCAGCGCAAAGCAATTTcctaaatttcaaataattcaaaagtcAAGTGTGAAACCAGTTGGGACTGCtatttttccaaatcaaaGAAATAGTAACAGATTTCTTCCTGTAGTGGTAACCAATTTGCCACAGAAAAATTATGCAGTTCCGTTGGTAGTACGAAACAAAAACCAGAAAACACTTGGTGACTCGATGCagaatgtaaatattgtagaaaaaaataagatcgATCATATTACTGCCGGCGATAGACATATACCGCAAAACGTTACGGTACAGAAAAATTGTTCCAGTATGATTaaagttgaacaaaaaacTGTAGTCATAGATGGCCTACCGCCGATAAATGTATCCTACGAGATTCCAAGTTTCATCGAAGAGTGCAATGGTTTTCAAAGTTCGAAGTGTAgcaatgaaacgaaaaatgaaaaaatggacATTCACTCAGGTCAAGAAACAGTGGCTGACAATTCCATTTTCTCCATTAATACCAAAGTTGAGTCTGTCGCTGATTATGAGACTAGAGATAGTCCGTCTGCAACCGGTATTCCAACCAAGATTGATACTAGACCCATGAAAAAACCATTGAAACGAACcattaataaaattaacaaatatgaAGGCTTCAACTTTGAgtcattgaagaaaaaattcaaaagtaatGCTGGGCGCCGTAGTGATGAGAATAACAAAACTAGTGTTCCCGATGTATCGTCACATGATAATGCTGATACGTGTTCCGATTCCACAAGTACTTCAGAAACGTCATGTGCTACTACAGTTACCGTCGATTCAAAGTCAGAATCTGTTGGTTCTAGTAACAACGGTAACCCGAAGTCTACTTCTGGCATGGGGAATATCGGTATGGCAATATCAAGCTCAGATTCAAAAAGTAAAACTATGTTTACTCTAGAAAACGATGCAGTGCTGGATTCAAATTTAAGTCTAGATATGGTTTTAGATGACTTGCTGCTCAACGAAAGTGAAAACTTGCCGCAAACTTTTGGAGACGATTGGTTAACATCTTTGTTCGATTAA